A genomic window from Brassica oleracea var. oleracea cultivar TO1000 chromosome C8, BOL, whole genome shotgun sequence includes:
- the LOC106308330 gene encoding putative 12-oxophytodienoate reductase-like protein 1 isoform X2: MENSATNQTIPLLTPFSMRNFNLSHRIVMAPMARMRSYGSIPQPHAALYYSQRATPGGLLISEATGVSETAMAYHDMPGIWTKNQIEAWKPIVDAVHSDGAVFFCQLWHAGRVSHRDKPLAEDSSNEFTPPRRLRIDEIPNVLNDFRLAARNAIEAGFDGVEIHGAHGYLIDQFMKDTVNDRTDCYGGSLENRCRFALEVVEAVTSEIGSDRVGVRLSPFANYMESGDTEPQKLGVYMAKSLNRFETLYCHMVEPRMKTASEVFECTESLTPMRKVFEGTFIVAGGYTREDGNKAVAEERTDLVAYGRLFLANPDLPRRFQLDAPLNKYDRTSFYTSSDPVVGYTDYPFLETEP, translated from the exons ATGGAGAACTCTGCAACCAATCAGACCATTCCCCTTCTCACACCATTCTCAATGAGAAACTTCAATCTTTCTCACAG AATAGTTATGGCGCCGATGGCGAGAATGAGATCATACGGCAGCATTCCACAACCTCACGCCGCCTTGTATTACTCACAGAGAGCAACACCGGGAGGTCTTCTCATCAGCGAAGCCACCGGAGTTTCAGAAACCGCCATGGC GTATCATGACATGCCAGGGATATGGACGAAAAACCAAATCGAAGCATGGAAGCCTATTGTTGACGCCGTTCACTCTGACGGCGCCGTCTTCTTCTGTCAGCTCTGGCACGCCGGTCGCGTTTCTCATCGAG ACAAGCCTCTCGCCGAGGATTCATCCAACGAGTTTACACCTCCGAGACGGCTAAGAATCGACGAGATCCCGAACGTTTTAAATGATTTTCGTCTCGCTGCAAGAAACGCTATAGAAGCTGGTTTTGATGGAGTGGAGATCCATGGGGCACACGGGTACTTGATCGACCAGTTTATGAAGGACACCGTCAACGACCGAACTGATTGTTACGGCGGATCTCTCGAGAACCGATGCAGGTTCGCACTGGAAGTAGTCGAAGCTGTGACGAGCGAGATCGGATCTGACCGCGTAGGAGTCAGACTCTCTCCCTTCGCTAACTACATGGAGTCGGGAGATACAGAGCCTCAAAAGCTAGGCGTTTACATGGCGAAGTCTCTGAATAGATTTGAGACGCTATACTGCCACATGGTTGAGCCGAGAATGAAAACAGCTAGTGAGGTTTTCGAATGCACGGAGTCGCTTACGCCGATGAGGAAGGTGTTCGAAGGAACGTTCATCGTCGCCGGAGGTTATACAAGGGAAGACGGAAACAAGGCGGTGGCGGAGGAAAGAACTGATCTGGTGGCGTATGGGAGACTGTTCTTGGCGAATCCAGATTTGCCAAGAAGATTTCAACTCGACGCGCCGCTGAATAAATACGACAGAACAAGTTTCTATACTTCTTCTGATCCTGTCGTGGGTTATACTGATTACCCTTTTCTTGAGACAGAACCTTAA
- the LOC106310222 gene encoding uncharacterized protein LOC106310222 → MVLRTRPDALTLVLPELRESPTYQGQDKLPVIIWMMAQASQGDLCAGLYSWVRNLLPLVANNKDYSSSQSTHLILQFVEMILSSNPEARAVLLNGAVRHGEWLIPPCSFEMLVRLTFPARVEEATERFQAIYPLLKEVALAPDTSADALNRYSLFP, encoded by the exons ATGGTGTTGCGTACTCGACCTGATGCCTTGACTCTTGTTTTGCCGGAGCTGAGGGAGAGTCCTACCTATCAAGGCCAGGACAAGCTTCCGGTTATAATTTGGATGATGGCTCAG GCCTCCCAAGGTGATTTATGTGCTGGCTTGTATTCGTGGGTGCGTAACTTGCTGCCACTAGTCGCCAATAACAAGGACTACAGCAGCTCTCAGTCAACTCATCTCATCCTGCAATTTGTTGAGAT GATTTTGTCCTCGAATCCAGAGGCTCGGGCTGTACTCCTAAACGGAGCTGTTAGGCATGGAGAGTGGCTGATTCCACCTTGTTCGTTTGAGATGTTGGTGCGGCTTACATTCCCTGCTAGAGTAGAGGAGGCAACAGAGAGGTTTCAGGCAATTTATCCCTTGTTGAAGGAAGTGGCCCTTGCACCAGATACAAGTGCAGACGCACTAAACAGATATTCACTTTTTCCTTGA
- the LOC106308330 gene encoding putative 12-oxophytodienoate reductase-like protein 1 isoform X4 translates to MAYHDMPGIWTKNQIEAWKPIVDAVHSDGAVFFCQLWHAGRVSHRDSQPNGDAPISSTDKPLAEDSSNEFTPPRRLRIDEIPNVLNDFRLAARNAIEAGFDGVEIHGAHGYLIDQFMKDTVNDRTDCYGGSLENRCRFALEVVEAVTSEIGSDRVGVRLSPFANYMESGDTEPQKLGVYMAKSLNRFETLYCHMVEPRMKTASEVFECTESLTPMRKVFEGTFIVAGGYTREDGNKAVAEERTDLVAYGRLFLANPDLPRRFQLDAPLNKYDRTSFYTSSDPVVGYTDYPFLETEP, encoded by the exons ATGGC GTATCATGACATGCCAGGGATATGGACGAAAAACCAAATCGAAGCATGGAAGCCTATTGTTGACGCCGTTCACTCTGACGGCGCCGTCTTCTTCTGTCAGCTCTGGCACGCCGGTCGCGTTTCTCATCGAG ATTCTCAGCCAAATGGTGATGCTCCAATCTCTTCTACAGACAAGCCTCTCGCCGAGGATTCATCCAACGAGTTTACACCTCCGAGACGGCTAAGAATCGACGAGATCCCGAACGTTTTAAATGATTTTCGTCTCGCTGCAAGAAACGCTATAGAAGCTGGTTTTGATGGAGTGGAGATCCATGGGGCACACGGGTACTTGATCGACCAGTTTATGAAGGACACCGTCAACGACCGAACTGATTGTTACGGCGGATCTCTCGAGAACCGATGCAGGTTCGCACTGGAAGTAGTCGAAGCTGTGACGAGCGAGATCGGATCTGACCGCGTAGGAGTCAGACTCTCTCCCTTCGCTAACTACATGGAGTCGGGAGATACAGAGCCTCAAAAGCTAGGCGTTTACATGGCGAAGTCTCTGAATAGATTTGAGACGCTATACTGCCACATGGTTGAGCCGAGAATGAAAACAGCTAGTGAGGTTTTCGAATGCACGGAGTCGCTTACGCCGATGAGGAAGGTGTTCGAAGGAACGTTCATCGTCGCCGGAGGTTATACAAGGGAAGACGGAAACAAGGCGGTGGCGGAGGAAAGAACTGATCTGGTGGCGTATGGGAGACTGTTCTTGGCGAATCCAGATTTGCCAAGAAGATTTCAACTCGACGCGCCGCTGAATAAATACGACAGAACAAGTTTCTATACTTCTTCTGATCCTGTCGTGGGTTATACTGATTACCCTTTTCTTGAGACAGAACCTTAA
- the LOC106308332 gene encoding putative FBD-associated F-box protein At1g05080 produces the protein MLESKIEEIDCEDRISALPEELLVTILLLVPIKDAVATMILSKRWRCIWMMLPRLDYNEINDIKDDHDCGGDDDDDDDDDERKKSIWWFLDKSLKLHKAPVLEKLLISLGRRCPSNANVGNWVEKAVDRGVVVVKFKLRWSAGPTTLPRSLYTCETLKELTLSNKVLVDFPSSPSCLPSLELLQLFCVAYKDEASLARFLSSCPVLGILIVKRKKSDNLTNFIVKVSSLWMLLYHNTACLQDDTDVVDSDSCLVIDTPALIKFKVDDDSRDSWSIGNMPSLEEAYISVNSLSNFDKFITASSSILSLDLTFTDEMLVRCSTLRFSQLIKLSVDPSRSDWVEPLLLLLANTPKLEELLVNYEFIYDLEDIPLSWNQPSSIPGCLSSHLKIFEWRYYGHREEEEEFLTYILANSKCLKTATISLKPMLDPELEQDAIIGKLKDTPRVSTSSQLLVN, from the exons ATGTTAGAATCCAAAATTGAAGAGATAGATTGTGAAGACAGGATCAGTGCTTTGCCCGAAGAGTTGCTTGTGACAATTTTGTTGCTTGTCCCGATTAAAGATGCAGTAGCCACCATGATTTTGTCCAAAAGATGGCGCTGTATATGGATGATGTTGCCTAGACTTGATTACAATGAAATCAATGATATCAAAGATGATCATGATTGTGGTGG TGATGATGATGATGATGATGATGATGATGAGAGAAAGAAGAGCATTTGGTGGTTTTTGGACAAGTCACTGAAACTTCACAAAGCACCTGTCTTAGAAAAATTGCTTATTAGTCTTGGTCGACGATGTCCTAGTAATGCTAATGTCGGAAATTGGGTTGAAAAGGCTGTTGATCGCGGCGTCGTCGTGGTAAAATTCAAGCTTCGGTGGTCAGCAGGTCCAACCACATTGCCTAGGAGCCTTTACACCTGCGAAACACTCAAAGAACTGACTCTATCTAACAAGGTTCTTGTTGATTTCCCTTCTTCCCCTTCCTGCCTCCCGTCACTCGAACTACTTCAACTTTTCTGTGTGGCATATAAAGACGAGGCTTCTCTCGCTAGGTTCTTATCTAGTTGCCCTGTCCTTGGAATATTGATAGTGAAAAGAAAGAAGAGTGACAATCTGACGAACTTTATTGTGAAAGTGTCTTCTTTATGGATGTTATTGTATCATAATACAGCTTGTCTGCAAGATGACACTGACGTAGTGGATAGTGATAGTTGTTTGGTTATAGATACTCCGGCATTAATAAAGTTTAAGGTCGATGATGATTCAAGAGACTCTTGGTCGATTGGGAATATGCCTTCTCTCGAGGAGGCATATATTAGTGTCAATTCTTTATCTAATTTTGACAAGTTCATAACAGCTTCTTCGTCGATCTTGTCTCTTGACTTGACTTTTACCGATGAAATG CTTGTGCGTTGTAGCACCCTAAGATTTTCTCAACTTATAAAGTTATCTGTAGATCCAAGTAGATCCGACTGGGTGGAACCACTCTTACTTCTACTAGCAAATACTCCAAAACTTGAAGAACTTTTGGTAAATTAT GAATTTATCTATGACCTCGAGGATATCCCACTTTCATGGAATCAACCAAGTTCTATTCCTGGATGCTTGTCGTCACATCTAAAAATATTTGAATGGAGATACTATGGACACAGAGAAGAAGAGGAAGAATTCTTGACATACATCCTAGCCAATTCTAAGTGTTTAAAGACTGCGACAATCTCCCTCAAACCCATGTTAGATCCTGAACTAGAGCAAGATGCTATCATCGGAAAGTTGAAAGATACTCCTAGGGTTTCAACATCATCTCAACTTTTGGTCAATTGA
- the LOC106311782 gene encoding glucose-6-phosphate 1-dehydrogenase 4, chloroplastic, giving the protein MSLTSCLLPFSQSSTAPLTSTCSCHLPASSSNFPVSSRNYYSSLRNESLVLNGGGSNHCRRFCGLKLWILKSPNLRHGSHRKHQHVKDLTTRSEHTFLSYERGFAEETGAAGLQPSETILGTDSVDDSHKAGDTPSVSKQFLDSLSDVPRGASLCIAVVGATGELARRKIFPALFALYYSGYLPEDVGIFGYSRKNLTDEDLRSIIASTLTCRVDHLENCGDKMDAFLSRTYYINGGYDNRDGMSRLDERMKQIEGVSKANRMFYLSVPQEALVDVACNIGDKAQAPQGWTRIIVEKPFGFNWYSSHQLTQSLLSKFEERQIYRIDHMLGRNLIENLTVLRFSNLVFEPLWNRTYIRNVQVIVSESVAQTAKYSDGYGIIRDIFHSHILQTIALLTMEPPISLDGEDIRNEKMKVLRSTRKLDPAYAILGQYKYTSGDKNEAILNSVGPTYCAAALYIDNARWDGVPFLVRVGTGLIKHRVEIRVQFRHVPGNIYRDNIGINIDLGTNELILRDEPDEAILVKINNKVPGLGLQLDASELNLLYKDRYSTEVPDSYEHLIHDVIDGDNHLFMRSDEVAAAWNILSPVLEEIDKHHTAPELYEFGGRGPVGAYYLWAKHGVPWADG; this is encoded by the exons ATGTCTCTCACCAGTTGCTTGCTTCCCTTCTCTCAATCATCAACGGCTCCTTTGACCTCCACCTGTTCTTGCCATCTCCCCGCCTCTTCTTCTAACTTTCCG GTTTCATCAAGAAACTACTATAGTTCCTTAAGAAATGAAAGCCTTGTGCTCAACGGAGGAGGCTCGAATCATTGCAGGAGGTTCTGTGGGTTGAAGCTTTGGATACTTAAAAGCCCGAATCTTAGACATGGCAGCCACAGGAAACATCAGCATGTAAAGGACCTTACAACACGCTCAGAGCATACTTTCCTCAGCTATGAACGAG GTTTTGCTGAAGAAACTGGAGCTGCAGGTTTACAACCAAGCGAGACTATTCTAGGGACTGATTCGGTTGATGATTCTCACAAAGCTGGAGATACACCCTCTGTGTCAAAACAGTTCCTGGACAGTCTCTCAGATGTTCCAAGAGGTGCCTCGCTTTGCATAGCTGTTGTAGGAGCTACTGGTGAACTAGCAAGAAGGAAGATTTTCCCTGCTTTGTTTGCCTTGTACTATAGCGGCTACCTTCCTGAG GATGTTGGTATATTTGGGTATTCAAGAAAGAATCTGACAGATGAAGACCTTAGATCCATCATCGCCTCAACTCTGACTTGCCGTGTTGATCATCT GGAAAACTGTGGAGACAAGATGGATGCGTTTCTTAGTAGAACATACTATATCAACGGAGGTTATGATAACAGGGATGGGATGTCTAGACTTGACGAGAGAATGAAACAGATTGAG GGAGTATCAAAAGCGAATAGGATGTTTTACCTCTCGGTGCCTCAAGAAGCTCTTGTGGATGTGGCGTGCAACATTGGAGATAAAGCTCAGGCGCCACAGGGCTGGACTCGTATAATAGTTGAGAAACCTTTTGGTTTTAACTGGTACTCGTCTCATCAGTTGACACAGTCACTTCTATCTAAGTTTGAAGAGAGGCAGATCTACAG GATAGATCACATGTTAGGAAGAAATCTCATTGAAAATCTGACTGTGCTGAGGTTTTCAAATCTGGTTTTTGAACCATTATGGAACAGAACATATATACGCAATGTGCAG GTTATTGTATCAGAATCAGTTGCGCAAACAGCAAA GTATTCTGATGGATATGGCATAATACGGGACATCTTTCACAGCCACATACTTCAGACAATCGCATTGCTTACCATGGAACCTCCAATAAGTCTTGATGGTGAAGATATCCGGAATGAGAAG ATGAAGGTTTTGAGATCAACTCGCAAATTAGATCCTGCTTATGCCATCCTTGGGCAGTATAAATACACTTCCGGAGATAAAAATGAAGCTATCCTGAACAGTGTAGGCCCTACATATTGTGCTGCAGCCTTGTATATTGATAATGCCCGTTGGGATGGTGTACCATTCCTAGTAAGAGTTGGCACTGGCCTCATTAAACACAG AGTGGAGATCCGTGTGCAATTCCGACATGTTCCGGGAAACATATACCGAGACAACATTGGAATCAACATAGATTTGGGGACTAATGAGCTTATCCTCCGTGACGAGCCTGATGAGGCCATCCTGGTGAAAATCAACAATAAGGTTCCTGGTTTAGGTCTTCAGCTAGACGCTTCTGAACTTAACCTGCTTTATAAAGACAG GTATAGCACGGAAGTACCAGATTCATATGAGCACTTAATTCATGATGTGATTGATGGAGACAACCATCTGTTTATGAGAAGCGATGAGGTTGCAGCCGCATGGAACATTCTGAGTCCTGTCCTGGAAGAGATAGACAAGCACCACACAGCTCCGGAGTTGTATGAGTTTGGTGGACGTGGACCTGTTGGAGCATACTATCTCTGGGCCAAACACGGCGTCCCATGGGCAGATGGCTAG
- the LOC106308330 gene encoding putative 12-oxophytodienoate reductase-like protein 1 isoform X1, translated as MENSATNQTIPLLTPFSMRNFNLSHRIVMAPMARMRSYGSIPQPHAALYYSQRATPGGLLISEATGVSETAMAYHDMPGIWTKNQIEAWKPIVDAVHSDGAVFFCQLWHAGRVSHRDSQPNGDAPISSTDKPLAEDSSNEFTPPRRLRIDEIPNVLNDFRLAARNAIEAGFDGVEIHGAHGYLIDQFMKDTVNDRTDCYGGSLENRCRFALEVVEAVTSEIGSDRVGVRLSPFANYMESGDTEPQKLGVYMAKSLNRFETLYCHMVEPRMKTASEVFECTESLTPMRKVFEGTFIVAGGYTREDGNKAVAEERTDLVAYGRLFLANPDLPRRFQLDAPLNKYDRTSFYTSSDPVVGYTDYPFLETEP; from the exons ATGGAGAACTCTGCAACCAATCAGACCATTCCCCTTCTCACACCATTCTCAATGAGAAACTTCAATCTTTCTCACAG AATAGTTATGGCGCCGATGGCGAGAATGAGATCATACGGCAGCATTCCACAACCTCACGCCGCCTTGTATTACTCACAGAGAGCAACACCGGGAGGTCTTCTCATCAGCGAAGCCACCGGAGTTTCAGAAACCGCCATGGC GTATCATGACATGCCAGGGATATGGACGAAAAACCAAATCGAAGCATGGAAGCCTATTGTTGACGCCGTTCACTCTGACGGCGCCGTCTTCTTCTGTCAGCTCTGGCACGCCGGTCGCGTTTCTCATCGAG ATTCTCAGCCAAATGGTGATGCTCCAATCTCTTCTACAGACAAGCCTCTCGCCGAGGATTCATCCAACGAGTTTACACCTCCGAGACGGCTAAGAATCGACGAGATCCCGAACGTTTTAAATGATTTTCGTCTCGCTGCAAGAAACGCTATAGAAGCTGGTTTTGATGGAGTGGAGATCCATGGGGCACACGGGTACTTGATCGACCAGTTTATGAAGGACACCGTCAACGACCGAACTGATTGTTACGGCGGATCTCTCGAGAACCGATGCAGGTTCGCACTGGAAGTAGTCGAAGCTGTGACGAGCGAGATCGGATCTGACCGCGTAGGAGTCAGACTCTCTCCCTTCGCTAACTACATGGAGTCGGGAGATACAGAGCCTCAAAAGCTAGGCGTTTACATGGCGAAGTCTCTGAATAGATTTGAGACGCTATACTGCCACATGGTTGAGCCGAGAATGAAAACAGCTAGTGAGGTTTTCGAATGCACGGAGTCGCTTACGCCGATGAGGAAGGTGTTCGAAGGAACGTTCATCGTCGCCGGAGGTTATACAAGGGAAGACGGAAACAAGGCGGTGGCGGAGGAAAGAACTGATCTGGTGGCGTATGGGAGACTGTTCTTGGCGAATCCAGATTTGCCAAGAAGATTTCAACTCGACGCGCCGCTGAATAAATACGACAGAACAAGTTTCTATACTTCTTCTGATCCTGTCGTGGGTTATACTGATTACCCTTTTCTTGAGACAGAACCTTAA
- the LOC106311783 gene encoding ATP-citrate synthase alpha chain protein 3, producing MARKKIREYDSKRLLKEHLKRLANINLQIRSAKVTEATDFTELTNQEPWLSSTKLVVKPDMLFGKRGKSGLVALKLDLAEVAEFVKARLGSEVEMGGCKAPITTFIVEPFVPHDQEYYLSIVSDRLGCTISFSECGGIEIEENWDKVKTVFLPAEKSMTLEVCAPLIATLPLEVRGKIGSFIIGVFAVFQDLDFSFLEMNPFTLVDGEPYPLDMRGELDDTAAFKNFNKWGDIEFPLPFGRVLSPTESFIHGLDEKTSASLKFTVLNPKGRIWTMVAGGGASVIYADTVGDLGYASELGNYAEYSGAPNEEEVLQYARVVIDCATADPDGRKRALLIGGGIANFTDVAATFNGIIRALREKETRLKASRMHIYVRRGGPNYQTGLARMRDLGDELGVPLEVYGPEATMTGICKRAIDCIMLPDA from the exons ATGGCGAGGAAGAAGATCAGAGAGTACGACTCCAAGAGACTTCTCAAGGAACACTTGAAACGTCTCGCTAACATCAACCTCCAAATCCGCTCTGCTAAG GTGACAGAAGCTACGGATTTCACTGAGTTGACCAACCAGGAGCCATGGCTATCTTCAACAAAGCTAGTTGTGAAGCCTGATATGCTGTTTGGAAAACGCGGGAAAAGCGGATTGGTAGCTCTGAAGCTGGATCTTGCTGAAGTTGCAGAGTTTGTCAAAGCGCGCCTCGGCTCTGAG GTTGAGATGGGTGGCTGTAAAGCTCCTATCACTACATTCATTGTGGAGCCCTTTGTGCCGCATGATCAAGAGTACTATCTTTCTATAGTGTCTGATAGGCTTGGTTGCACTATAAGCTTCTCTGAATGTGGTGGTATTGAAATTGAAGAGAACTGGGACAAG GTGAAGACTGTGTTTCTTCCTGCGGAAAAGTCAATGACTCTTGAAGTATGTGCTCCATTGATAGCAACACTTCCTCTTGAG GTTAGAGGTAAAATAGGCAGCTTCATAATAGGCGTCTTTGCTGTATTTCAAG ATTTGGATTTCAGTTTTTTGGAGATGAATCCTTTTACGCTGGTCGATGGAGAGCCATATCCTCTGGACATGAGGGGAGAGTTAGATGACACAGCTGCTTTCAAAAATTTCAACAA GTGGGGAGACATTGAATTTCCTCTTCCATTTGGACGAGTCCTGAGTCCAACAGAGAGCTTCATCCATGGTTTAGATGAGAAG ACAAGTGCTTCATTGAAGTTCACTGTTTTGAATCCTAAAGGTCGCATTTGGACAATGGTAGCTGGAGGCGGTGCTAGCGTTATATATGCTGATACG GTTGGAGATTTAGGCTACGCGTCAGAGCTTGGGAACTACGCAGAGTATAGTGGAGCACCTAATGAGGAAGAGGTGTTACAATACGCTAGAGTTGTCATTGAT TGTGCTACTGCTGATCCTGATGGGCGAAAACGAGCTCTTCTCATTGGAGGTGGCATTGCCAATTTTACTGACGTGGCAGCTACTTTCAACGGTATCATCCGCGCTCTAAGAGAAAAG GAAACAAGACTGAAAGCATCAAGAATGCACATTTACGTAAGAAGAGGTGGTCCAAATTACCAGACTGGTCTGGCTAGAATGCGTGATCTGGGGGATGAACTCGGTGTTCCTCTAGAG GTATATGGACCAGAAGCAACGATGACAGGAATATGTAAACGAGCCATTGACTGCATCATGTTGCCTGATGCATGA
- the LOC106311784 gene encoding protein NIM1-INTERACTING 3, with protein MDERDRKKMKMEKQEEEKMEKLYTLLKNAREMRKHVISSMEKKRQEEERARVHRFPSFQPEDFIFNNEAEANNNENAAGNASSSTSNKYGSKEEKEEAETNVCLDLNLSL; from the coding sequence ATGGATGAGAGAGATAGAAAGAAGATGAAAATGGAGAAGCAAGAAGAGGAGAAGATGGAGAAGTTGTACACATTGCTTAAAAATGCGAGGGAGATGCGGAAGCACGTCATCAGCTCCATGGAGAAGAAGAGGCAAGAAGAAGAAAGAGCGAGGGTTCACAGATTCCCTTCGTTTCAGCCAGAGGATTTCATTTTCAATAATGAAGCAGAGGCCAACAACAATGAGAACGCAGCAGGTAATGCAAGCTCTTCAACTTCCAACAAGTACGGCTCTAAGGAAGAGAAAGAGGAAGCTGAGACTAACGTTTGTTTAGACTTGAATCTTTCTCTGTAG
- the LOC106308330 gene encoding putative 12-oxophytodienoate reductase-like protein 1 isoform X3, which produces MAPMARMRSYGSIPQPHAALYYSQRATPGGLLISEATGVSETAMAYHDMPGIWTKNQIEAWKPIVDAVHSDGAVFFCQLWHAGRVSHRDSQPNGDAPISSTDKPLAEDSSNEFTPPRRLRIDEIPNVLNDFRLAARNAIEAGFDGVEIHGAHGYLIDQFMKDTVNDRTDCYGGSLENRCRFALEVVEAVTSEIGSDRVGVRLSPFANYMESGDTEPQKLGVYMAKSLNRFETLYCHMVEPRMKTASEVFECTESLTPMRKVFEGTFIVAGGYTREDGNKAVAEERTDLVAYGRLFLANPDLPRRFQLDAPLNKYDRTSFYTSSDPVVGYTDYPFLETEP; this is translated from the exons ATGGCGCCGATGGCGAGAATGAGATCATACGGCAGCATTCCACAACCTCACGCCGCCTTGTATTACTCACAGAGAGCAACACCGGGAGGTCTTCTCATCAGCGAAGCCACCGGAGTTTCAGAAACCGCCATGGC GTATCATGACATGCCAGGGATATGGACGAAAAACCAAATCGAAGCATGGAAGCCTATTGTTGACGCCGTTCACTCTGACGGCGCCGTCTTCTTCTGTCAGCTCTGGCACGCCGGTCGCGTTTCTCATCGAG ATTCTCAGCCAAATGGTGATGCTCCAATCTCTTCTACAGACAAGCCTCTCGCCGAGGATTCATCCAACGAGTTTACACCTCCGAGACGGCTAAGAATCGACGAGATCCCGAACGTTTTAAATGATTTTCGTCTCGCTGCAAGAAACGCTATAGAAGCTGGTTTTGATGGAGTGGAGATCCATGGGGCACACGGGTACTTGATCGACCAGTTTATGAAGGACACCGTCAACGACCGAACTGATTGTTACGGCGGATCTCTCGAGAACCGATGCAGGTTCGCACTGGAAGTAGTCGAAGCTGTGACGAGCGAGATCGGATCTGACCGCGTAGGAGTCAGACTCTCTCCCTTCGCTAACTACATGGAGTCGGGAGATACAGAGCCTCAAAAGCTAGGCGTTTACATGGCGAAGTCTCTGAATAGATTTGAGACGCTATACTGCCACATGGTTGAGCCGAGAATGAAAACAGCTAGTGAGGTTTTCGAATGCACGGAGTCGCTTACGCCGATGAGGAAGGTGTTCGAAGGAACGTTCATCGTCGCCGGAGGTTATACAAGGGAAGACGGAAACAAGGCGGTGGCGGAGGAAAGAACTGATCTGGTGGCGTATGGGAGACTGTTCTTGGCGAATCCAGATTTGCCAAGAAGATTTCAACTCGACGCGCCGCTGAATAAATACGACAGAACAAGTTTCTATACTTCTTCTGATCCTGTCGTGGGTTATACTGATTACCCTTTTCTTGAGACAGAACCTTAA